The genomic stretch AAGCTGGCTGCCAACGGTGCGGAATGCGCCGCCTTGGTGCTCGTGGATGAGGGCGTCATGCCCGGAGTTGTCGCCGCGCCGCTCGGTTTCGGCCGCACGGCCTGGGACGAGTTCTCCAAGGGCAAGGGTGATAACGTCTACAAGATCCTCACCGTGAGCGCCGAGTCTGGCGGGTCCGCCTGGGCTGGCTCTGCCGTGACTCTTGCGAAAATGTAGGGGGGACCAAAGATGCAATTAAAAGAATTCAAGATCAAATGGGGCATGGTTGTCGATATCGACAAGTGCACGGGCTGCGGCGCGTGCATGGTTTCGTGCCAGGTTGAGAACAACATCGCCCCCATGACCGCTGAGGATCCGCACAACAATCTGCAGTCGATGACCACCAAGCGCGACGACCCCTCCAACAAGCTCCGGACGCTGACCTGGCTCAACGTCTACGAGCTGAACAACGGAGAGGCGTTCCCGAATCGCGATACGGCGTACCTGCCCCGTCCCTGCATGCAGTGCGGCCATCCCGCCTGCGTGCCCGTGTGCCCGGTCGTGGCCACGGAGAAGAACGAGGAAGGCGGCATCGTCAGCCAGATCTACCCGCGCTGCATCGGCTGCCGGTACTGCATGGCGGCTTGCCCCTACCACGCCCGCTACTTCAACTGGTGGGATCCGTTGTGGCCCGACGGCATGGACAAGACCCTCTCTCCCGACACCTCTGTCCGGCCCCGCGGCGTGGTCGAGAAGTGCAACTTCTGCCACACCCGCTACCTCAAGGCCAAGGACCGCGCGCGCGAGGAAGGCATCGATCCCATGGAACTGCCGGAAGGCTACTATGTGCCCGCCTGCGTCGAGGTCTGCCCGACCGGAGCCATCACCTTCGGCGACCTGAACAACCCGGAGCACAAGGTCCACGAGTTGTCCAAGAACCCGAACAGCTTCCGTCTGCTCGAGAAGCTCGGCCTGGCTCCCCAGGTCTACTACATGAGCAAGCGCGAGTGGGTTCGCAAGCAGGGTGACAACCACGCTGCCGGCGATCACAATTCCGCCGTCAAACAAGCCTCTCAAGGCCACGAATAAGGAGGAGGGAAAATGGATAGCAAACTCTTCCCCGAAGGCACCACGCGGTGCTCTTTCGGCCAGTACCTTCTCTGGCTCGGCGCTGTGGGCGCGGTGCTCCTCTGGGGCGTCTACGCCGCTTTCCTGATTCTCTACAACGGAATCGGCGTCACGGCCATGGACAACTACTTCGGGTTCGCCCTCTGGATCACCTTCGACCTGGCGGTCATCGCCTTGGGCGCCGGTGCCTTCTTCTCGGGCTTCCTGAAGTACATCCTTAAGATCAAACAGCTGGAGAAGATCATCAACCTGACCGTCATCGTCGGGTTCATCTGCTACTCCGGCGCCATGCTCGTCCTGACCATGGACATCGGGCAGCCCGGCCGGGCCTGGTTCGGCTACTGGCACCCGAACGTCCACTCCATGCTCACGGAAGTCATCTTCTGCATCACCTGCTACTGCACGGTCCTGATCATCGAGTTCGTCCCGCTGATCCTCGAGCAGAAGCAGCTCAACCGGAACAAGTTCATCCATGCGCTCGCGCACAACATGCACGTGCACATGGCGCTGTTCGCCGGTCTGGGCACCTTCCTGTCCACCTTCCACCAGGGTTCCCTGGGCGGCATGTACGGCGTGCTCATCGGCCGCCCGTACGCCTACCGCGACGGGTTCTTCATCTGGCCGTGGACGTTCTTCCTGTTCGTCCTCTCCGCCGTGGCTTCCGGCCCGGTCTTCACCGTGCTGGTCTGCACCGCCATGGAGAAGATCACCGGCAAGAAGCTGGTGGAGTTCAAGGTCAAGGCCCTGATGGGCAAAATCGCCGGTTCCATGCTCTGCCTGTACCTGTTCTTCAAGTACCTGGACACCTGGGCCTGGGCCACGGGCGTGCTGCCCCGCATGGGCTTCACCTTCGATCAGATGTTCCACGGCGTGATCTACGGCAAGTGGCTGTTCTGGTCCGAGCTGCTGGTCTGCGGCCTGCTGCCGGCCATCATGCTCATCGTGCCCGCGATCCGCAACCGCCCCTGGCTGCTGTACACGGCTGCCATCCTGGATTGCACCGGCATCGTCATCAACCGTTACGTCTTCACCGTCCAGACCATCGCGCTTCCGGTGATGCCGTTCGACAAGTGGTACACCTACGCTCCGAACTGGGCCGAGATCGCCACCAGCGCCATGATCGTGGCCTACGGCGTCATGGTCCTGATGCTCTCCTATCGCTACCTGCCGGTCTTCCCGCAGGAGCGCGAGCTGAACTCCTAGCAGCTCGGAAATGCTCTCATTCGGGCCCGGCCTTCTGGTCGGGCCCTTTTTTTTTGCCTGCGCGGCTAGTTGCCGCACCGGTTTCGTCGGCGCAGGCACGTCGGCTCCGTGGGCATCATGGGGCCGCAGAGGAATATGACAATCTGGCGGGGCAAGCGAACATGAACGCAGGAATCCCAATCCGCACGTGCCGGTCAGGATTCCGAAGCGGGTGTCCGGCTGGGGGCACGACCAGGACGCTTTCATGGTTGCCAATCCTCGCCGGAAAAGGAAAAATGACGCCATGCAAAGGAGCGGAAACATGGAAGAGAACACTTGCCGGGCCGCCTTTACCGTTCGTGTGGACGAGTGCGGCCCGGACGGCAAGGCGGGCATCGGCACCATCGGCAACTATCTTCAGGAAATCGCCTGGAGGCATGCAACGCTGCTGGGCTATGGCCGCGAGGATCTGTTGCGCAAAAACGTGGCCTGGGTCATGACGCGCATGCGCATCCTGATGGACCGGTACCCCCTGCCCGGACAGGGAGTCGCCATACTGACCTGGCCTTCCGCCAAGGACAAGCATCTCGCCTATCGGGATTTTTTCATCTACGACGAGCGCGGGGAAATCATTGGACGGTGCACCACGGCCTGGGCGCATATGGATATTGCGGAGCGCAAAATGGTCTCGTTTCAGGAAGAGGGCGCGCCTCTGCCGTACACGGAAGATCGGAGTCTTGAGTTTGAAAAGCGCGCCGTGCCCCGCCTGAAAACCCCGGAGTTCGAAGTCGGGCTTGTCTCCAGGCGAAGCGACATGGATATGAACGGCCACGTCAACAATGTCCATTTCATCGAGTGGGCTTTGGAGAGCGTACCGCTGGAGCTTTCGGCCACCTCTTTTTTGAGGGAAATGGACATCTCCTTCCGGCAGGAATGCCAAGCCCATGAATCTTTGACGTCTTCCTGCGGCAGAAACGGTTCGGAAAAGGAATGGCTGCATTCCGTGAAGCGCGCTGAGGACGGCGCGGAACTGGCGCGGGTAAGTACGGTTTGGCAGCGGGGATAGCTCGGCACACAGAGAAATCCGCTAAAGGGGACGGCGCCTTCATGGCTCCGTCCCTTTCTTTATTTGCCGCGGAAGAGTTTCCGAAGACGTTCGCGGACGCGAGCGGAAATGGCGGCCGGGCAAACGGACATGCCTGATGCGTGCAGAGGCAACAAGCGATGATGGTTGAGTTGGCGACATGAGCCAGCGTGTTTTTCAACGAAATTGGTTCAATAAATATTGAACACAGCCGCTGCTCGAGCGTCAAAATCGAGCTGAAATAGCTTCTTGTCTTGAGATTAAAATCAGATTCCCTGGAGAGTACCCGTCACAGTTGGAGTCGAACCGAAGCTTGGGGCAACGAGCATCCCTGTCGATAGCTCGGCGAGGCCGCAAGGGAGACGTTGATTCCGCGACGGATCCGAAAGGGAGATGATGAACGTTCTCCGGTCAGGCAATGCCGGAACGGCGTTTCCTCGATTTATGAGCCGTGATTTCGTTAATGCGCATGAAATTGCGCGAGGCTGTCGAGGGAGTGCAAAGGCTGTCCGGAGTGCCGTGTCGTGCTGAAATCAAGCGCGATGCTGATGTGTCGGGGCTCGGTTGTCTGCCAAAATGATCCGATCCGAAGGCCATGGAGTCGAAATGACGCGGCGCGTGCGACGCTGTCGCGCAGTGAAAACGGGCTTGCCGGCTTTGCAATCTTGCAGAAACCTTGTAGTCTTCTTTGATGTTAATTGATCTTGGTTTGACAAAAACAAGAATTCATTCAGGCGCAGAACGTCTCAAAAATACGCTGCCAGGTTCCGGATTTCTGGACGCTTTGAGTGAGAAATTGAGGAATAAATGCGTCGGTTCCCGTCCGGAAACCGCACTCGCGAAGCTCGATTTCCGAGCAGGCAAAAGCCGGATTATTCCAAGCCTGACGCGCTCTTCAGCTCCTCTTGTGCCTTGACTTTTCAATGGTTTTCGGTAAACTTTAAGCTTCAAATCAATCAATCACGTCGCAGCCGTCCCCGCGTTCGTGTCGGGAAAAGGCCGCCATCGGGCAAGACGAGAATTTCGCAGAGTGGAGTAAATTTGTATGGCAATGATTGAAGTCAAGGATTTGCACAAGTGGTACGGGGACTTTCATGTTCTGAAAGGCATCAACGAAAGTGTCGAGCAGGGCGAAGTCCTCGTCATCTGCGGTCCCAGCGGATCCGGGAAAAGCACGTTCATCCGCTGCATCAACCGTCTTGAGGAATATCAGAAAGGAACCATCCTTTTCGACGGCAAGGACATCCACGCGGACGACGTGAACATCAACAAGCTCCGCTCGGAAATCGGCATCGTTTTTCAGCAGTTCAACCTCTATCCCCACCTTACCGTCCTGAAAAACATC from Paucidesulfovibrio longus DSM 6739 encodes the following:
- the qrcC gene encoding menaquinone reductase iron-sulfur cluster-binding subunit QrcC; amino-acid sequence: MQLKEFKIKWGMVVDIDKCTGCGACMVSCQVENNIAPMTAEDPHNNLQSMTTKRDDPSNKLRTLTWLNVYELNNGEAFPNRDTAYLPRPCMQCGHPACVPVCPVVATEKNEEGGIVSQIYPRCIGCRYCMAACPYHARYFNWWDPLWPDGMDKTLSPDTSVRPRGVVEKCNFCHTRYLKAKDRAREEGIDPMELPEGYYVPACVEVCPTGAITFGDLNNPEHKVHELSKNPNSFRLLEKLGLAPQVYYMSKREWVRKQGDNHAAGDHNSAVKQASQGHE
- the qrcD gene encoding menaquinone reductase integral membrane subunit QrcD, with the translated sequence MDSKLFPEGTTRCSFGQYLLWLGAVGAVLLWGVYAAFLILYNGIGVTAMDNYFGFALWITFDLAVIALGAGAFFSGFLKYILKIKQLEKIINLTVIVGFICYSGAMLVLTMDIGQPGRAWFGYWHPNVHSMLTEVIFCITCYCTVLIIEFVPLILEQKQLNRNKFIHALAHNMHVHMALFAGLGTFLSTFHQGSLGGMYGVLIGRPYAYRDGFFIWPWTFFLFVLSAVASGPVFTVLVCTAMEKITGKKLVEFKVKALMGKIAGSMLCLYLFFKYLDTWAWATGVLPRMGFTFDQMFHGVIYGKWLFWSELLVCGLLPAIMLIVPAIRNRPWLLYTAAILDCTGIVINRYVFTVQTIALPVMPFDKWYTYAPNWAEIATSAMIVAYGVMVLMLSYRYLPVFPQERELNS
- a CDS encoding acyl-[acyl-carrier-protein] thioesterase gives rise to the protein MEENTCRAAFTVRVDECGPDGKAGIGTIGNYLQEIAWRHATLLGYGREDLLRKNVAWVMTRMRILMDRYPLPGQGVAILTWPSAKDKHLAYRDFFIYDERGEIIGRCTTAWAHMDIAERKMVSFQEEGAPLPYTEDRSLEFEKRAVPRLKTPEFEVGLVSRRSDMDMNGHVNNVHFIEWALESVPLELSATSFLREMDISFRQECQAHESLTSSCGRNGSEKEWLHSVKRAEDGAELARVSTVWQRG